The window ATTGAAAATACCggcatatataaattttaacattttttatattttttgattgaATAAGTGTGATACTCCACTATatttttcccccaaatcaCGAATAACTAATGGTCTATTTAGTGTAATATTTAAGGCATTGGGGAAGGATAATTGAAAgtggaaaataatttaaaacagGGCTATTGTGACCGGTGACCAAAAATTCGTCTGTATGTAACATGCACATCGCGTCACATACTTATCAGAAAATGATACCACGTGAAATACCATAAAactgattttaattaaaaaaaatacaatgacctcttctctctccaaaaataatactcctactaataAATCCAACTAAAGtttaacatacaaaaaattaaatgcatattaaaaaatcatttaattcaatttccaacaaaataatactactactagtatatttaaaattaatattattattgtgcTGTTTCTtattgaaagttgaaacattTTATTAGTTGTGTTCATATAACTTTAAAAGTCGAAATCAGAATTTGCCTCGAATAAAACGTGGGCGccttaattattatttttttaaaattttttttgtggttgATTGGCCTCAAATTATCTCCGCCGCCACCTAAAATTGAaccttttaaatattttcatcgagtactatattagtataataaaatcaagcaaaaaatGAACAGTTTCAAAAATAATGACAATTTATGACCCTTTTAACTTATTTTCCTTTATGTcgatattttcattaattatctaattaattGTAGATGATCATTAATTTAAGCTCATAGATCCGCTTCCATCTCAAAAAATATACGCCCGCACCATGctagaaattataattgaccttaaaatagtaatatttcgTTTTTAAGGGAATAATTAAGactttaataagaaaaatcgTTCTtccaattttactttttcaaatattttgaaaaccaacgtagaaaaaaaaagaagcaaaaatctctctctcatgaCTAAAAGTAAACAATATAGACTGCGGTTTGAAGTGGTTTCCTTTGTGTTGATCACCTGccattttttctcaatctCCCATCAATCTTTAATCCTACCAAAAATATCTACGTTCAttattattctaaaaataaattaattcttcttcttcttcttccccagCAATGCATCATCCTGAGATGATTTTCTAGTGAGGAGAATATCTCTTATTCCCTTTTGACATATATTCTAATTCTCATCAATtatttatcgaataaaaaccATTCTCCACTGATTCACTGCACAATCGAATCACTCTTCATTCGACTAACTTTTATTGGTCGCACTAGAAAATCCTGCATTtcattgaattaaataatctgACGATCCCCAAActtagagaagaagaagataacaGAATCGTCGCGATCGAATTTCGAAGCTAAAAGCTCGATTCGttgatatcaaaattcaattcaatttttagtcTGTCGCCATGGCCGACGCCGCCGTGAGTCTCGAGAAATGGAGAGGTTATTTCCGGAGCGCGAGCTCCGACATTTTCAGCATAATCGAGCATGCGATACTGGTTGCTGCATCCGATTGCCCCTACGATTTCAGATTGAAGAGAGATCGGATCGCGGAGATGCTGTTCACGTGCAAAGCGATCAAGTGTTTCGGCTGCGACAAAGTCGAATTGGCGGTGCCGAATGGCGATGGTTTGGGTAACAGTGAGGATAAGTTGAAGAGCGAGATTGATGCCGGAGGCAGTAAGGAGAGCAAGGTGAATAGCAGCAGCAGAGACTACGATGCTGAAGTTATGGAGATGAATACGAATCACGTTGTGAACTACAGTGATGGCGATGCTGAGGCTGAGGCTTTGACTGATGATATTGAGGCGGAATCGCACTTCTATGGGGAGGTGTTGAGGATAAAGGATGTTGTTGATAACTTTGAAGAAGAGGTTTGATTTGTGTTTATTGAATCTATTTGCTATCTAGTTTATATGGAATTGATTCTTGTGTCTAGTTTGAGTTTAAGCCAATGTTAGTTTTGTTGATATTGATTGTTGTGCATTTTCCCCTTGGCAGTCTGATGCATTGTTGTTTGATTGTTTGAGGAAGCTTCAACTGATGCCTTTTTCGGTGGAGATACTTAAGGTTCTACTTGAatgtttttgttgatttttgcaGTTGCCTTTCTGCTTTAGTCTTGTTGACATTGATGGTAAGAGTTCTTGAACTTATCTGGTTCAATCAGGCTACGGAGATTGGGAAGTCTGTTAATGCTCTGCGGAAGCATAGATCAAAGGAAATCCGGAATCTTGTGAAGATGTTGATTGAGTAAGGAATTTGCTATTAACCTTAATACTCTGAAAAATAAGTTAACTAAGTGATTTCGTGTTTGAGATCTTAGAAGTTTTCTGCATATGATTATCTCCATCTTGTTACATTGCTCATATTTGGTCAATATTATTGAATGGCACATATATGATTATGTTATTCCTTTTACATCATACTGAATATTAGAAGGAAAGAGTTTAAACTTATGATTTCGTTATTCTTTAATCGTAAATGCTGGGGATGTTATGTATGTATCATTTATGGAATTGTACCATACCTTTTCCTTCATCAACTCTGCGTTCCTAGGTTGAGAGCCTAGTTGCTTATAGTTTGAGCTTTTGATTTCCAGGGATTGGAAAGTGATGGTTGATTCGTGGGTTAATGCTACGGCAGCTGTTACAGGTGGTTTAACTTGAAGTTTTCTTGCTGAAATGATAGCAATCAGATATTTATATCGGTTTTGATTGAGGGAATTAATCAGTAATCGCATTGTAAAACTGCAGAAATGGCAATAGAATCTGTGAAAACATCAgctgttgaagaagaagaggaagaagggtTACCATCTCCTCCACTCGATGAAGGGGCATTCTTTGCCACCCCTTCTTCAATGGAACTGTCACAGGTGCCATATCTCGtctcatttttagtaaaactATGAACTTTGCCCAATAATTTGCTAGTAGAGTGACTTGGTTTTGCTCCTTTTGCATTCAACTGGTATTCATGAAGTTCTTTGATGGCATGGATGATGATGGAAGTGAGTTTCCTCCCGATGTCTATTCTTATGCTTCATTTTATTCTATGGGCTTATGCTATCCTGTTCTTAGTCGAATTCCCCACTAGAAAGGAACAAAGATGGATTATTTCTTATTGAGGATGTTGTTTCAGATCCTCGATGCAGTGGGGGGTTCAACAAGAATCGAGGAAGTGGCAGAAAGCCGACTATTCCAAAAATAGACTCCCGTAACTCGAGATGTCAGAATCCGCATGACTCACGTGCTCCTCCAAATGACAGGAAACCCGAGCCCAAGAGAGAGGAAGCTACATGGATGAAACAAGGCCCTTTAAAGCCACATAGGCCTTCCAGTGATGCATCTGGACCAGGAAGACCAAAGCCTCCGAGCATTGAATCCGCCCCTGGTAGTTTTAAACCATCTCTAAAACCTAAGGTTGAGTATGAGACTATCAAAGTCCAGCAGAAATCTGAAAATCACCCAACTCAGAGGAAACTAATGCCTCCACATCAAGAGGTTGGTGCATTGCAAAAACTTCACTGGTTGTGTCTATCTATTTGTGCTATATTATCTCGTTTCTCATCACACGGTTCTATCTTACTTCCTGCTAGAAGGCAAATTCCAAGGACGAGGCTTCAGTACGTATGAAATTAGAGGCTGCCAAAAGGAAACTGCAGGAACGCTATCAAGAAGCCGAAAATGGTGAGCTTGCTCTACTCTCAACtccaacaaaatttaaattctacTTTGATCATTCATGAATGGCATGAAAAGGATCATCTGTGTGGTTATGTTTATCGTAAATTGTGGCTACTCGTCGTCTGAAACAGCCAAGAAACAGAGAACCATACAAGTTGTGGAGTTGCAAGATCTCCCAAAGCAAAGCCAACAAAGGAATCCGCACATGAGGCCAGGCAACCACAACAGGCAATGGGCAAATGGACGAAGATAGCCTTAAgactactactaataaatacAGTGGTAATAATAATTCTCGAATCTCTTCCAAAGTATACTGGAAGGACGTTGCTCACCAGCCGATTCATTTTAGTCCCCCTTGGAGAGGGCAGGGGTATTTTGTTCTACTTCTTGAAATCATGTGGTGTAGCAATAGCATAGACCTTGTAGTTGATCACTTAGGAATCCATAAATCTGTCCTCATAGTCATAAGTCCTTACTCTATTCCTTACTCGCCCTTTCCATTACAATTTGCACATAAACTTAGAGCAATAAATGAATACAAAACTTGAATAACTCTTAGATATATTTCTATAATTAGAAATCATTTTGTCTTTGGATTTTCAGAAGTGTTCACAATCATCAAATAGAATAAAGGTGGAGTACATTTAAATCGTGCAACTGCAACTCGACCTCGATTCCAACTTAGCTACGCTACCAATCAATTTCGAATTTATGAACTATAAGTGGGATTAACCTatagctatttttttttaatattgtagaAGAACCAAATTTTGTCACCTGATAAGAACGATAAATGTGGTTGTGCCCTTATTGTGCATGCTCTAaagatttgttttttgttcCAGTTTTTAATTGAAACAACCTCCAGAATTGTCACTGCTTTTTCAGATATTTTGTAAAGAAGTCGTGTTACATgagtgtataataaataattacaattcTAATAGTCGTGAATAACGTCCATGAATTTAACACATGTTCGATTTATTGTATATGTATTTGGTAGTGTATTTCATGGTGTGTGTGACTATGCGTGCGAAAGCAATCTTATGGTCCAAATCAAATATAGCAGTCACACACAAGGATATTAAGTCACTTTCCTGCGGGGAATTTAGTCTGCTTTATTGAACGATATTCTTAACCTTTATACGAGTGAAGTAGTGAATATATCTTCTAAAAATGATACCTATTTccataaatttgttaattttgaatttgtatgcACCTATAGAAAAGCGTGTAACATAAAACTTgtccttttttatttactcaaaattttctcatcggtattcaaaatcaaagcaTCTCATTTTTCCTGCATGCAACAATGTAATTTATCTCAGATTTTATGTTTAACTACTAATTGCACTTCTGGGTTCCGGTAATCGACATAACAAAAGAAGTAAGCACACACATATAATTTACAAATGGAAAGAATCCGCAACAAGTGTAATTaacatttaataattatattaatgtataattattttaattaataaactaatatGCATGAGCGCCcactaaaaaatttcattttataaattgggcgaattcatttataatttataagtattaattttaaaacaatgctaaaacaaataatgataTGGACTAAATGTAGTGGTGTACTATAAGCCAGTGTtggattcatatttttattttcagattGGATTATAGGTAATGGGCCAGTGTTAGAGTATGTCAAAATCAAAGGTAAGAAGGTCCACTAAGTAAAgaattttgacaatttaaaaaatgaaaatattggtTTGGTTTCGAAGATATTCAGAATTGATTGTGGATTGGTGTCCATATCTAACTCAGACAATTTTTACCTTGTTCATCTAATCAACCTTATGCATTATTTACTTATCCATTCGAATCACATGAGAGTAAACCAATTTATGCtcttaataaaaatcatatactTTAGGTTTTAGACGAGTTGCCAAGATGTTCATCAAACCAATTGaggtttttttattattttataatttaagtatttaCGACTAATTACTAGATATTAGTAAAATGTACATGGTTAGTAAATTTCTTGTTCGCCTGGAATCATATTTGAAACTTTGTGAGATTTTAacctaatatttatttatattataatttatctaaaattaattttaacacTCGAGCTATGCACGGGACATAAGAGtttcaaataatgaatataaaatataataaatatatagaaaataagaattgaaagaaatatggacataaaaacataaatctaCTTATCCCGTCTCACtcaaaatgaagaatttactactccccagtgaatgaaacatttttgcaattttaatttatattctaactggtgtaaaaacaataaaattaatgacaaaaataaaatacgtgACTAATGATTAAAGAGtatgaattaattagaataagatatacaaataaagaaaatatgtttaaGTAATGATGTTTATTAAAAGTGCTATACAATTCATTAATCCAAATAAAaggtaaattaatatataaatttaatagcttaatttatacaaaattaatttgaataaaatatggaatatcAATGGTCACATTTTAGTTGactatttctttctttcttttaatttcagacCATAACATAACTCTTGATATACATTGACAAAGactaaatgaattttttaaattgaaaagaataaatttcttACTTCCCGCcacatatatgtataaaaataaattactactatcacTTAAAATAAcgataatattttatgcatcttgtttgttttgaataaTGTGACAATTTACACTATTCTTTATATTAAGAAATACAAACTTTATaagttagatttaattttaaatatatataatttcatcttATTCTTTAGTTTAATCTATAAATTTAGTAGTATTGTTTAATTGGAGGCGAATTAAATATAAGAATTAAAAACTTTAATAGAGTAAATATAGGATGAAAATTGTAAGCATTACATATATGTGTTGTCGTTTAACCTGTGAATTAATtcagagaaaaaatattgcaataaatgattaaattttaattttaacctACATAAATGGAAGGCAATCTAAACTCTCTAGCACAATTCCAATTTAACTCAAATATAAggctaattaatatataaatttaagaacttaattataaataaaaattaatggtaGTGCACTATTAATGTGTTTTAAAACTTCTTAAAGAAGTTAGCATTTTATTGGGCTATTATTTGTCCAATTATTTTTGCcttaaaaagttatttttggATAGAAGATACCccatcttttcattttccctccaaaaaggGTATTAAGGTCTTTTTACCAAACTTGCACTTTAGATTAGGATAGATTATATGACATGTTTCTAGACCTTACCTAAAGTTTACCTATTTGGTAGATATATTAAGATAACACATGATAATTAGATAATTAGAGTAAGATGTACCTTAAAGATAAAAATGGGCTTTACGAGCGTCTCCAACAGTACTGCAAAACTTAAAATGCAATAGGAAAATACCTCCAACAGTACTGCAAAACCAATCCAATTATAgatttttgatgaaaaaatacctatctttaggtttacactaaaacTATACCAAAAAAccttttagattttaatttattgcattcaagtccaaatcattttatatttatgaaatgaacAAGGGAAGgtagagaaatgaaaatgcaaGAAGAAAAGGAATGGAAAAAAACTTTCAGTATTTCAGTAAAACACGCAGACAGCAGGTTGGAGAAGaagataacaaataaaaacctatataattctattaatgttatttaattattgattagtGGGCTGGCCCATTTCTTTATAcacgttttttttataaaattaattcaaaagcaaagactaaaaatctaaaatatgattaaaaatataaaaatataaagacacaacctaatcaaaataaaaatatgcataaaaaGAAACGTgacctaaataaaataagattaagaaGATACAATAAACTTaaaagttatattaataagctaaatatgaaaaaaaaatagaaagattaataattaaaattacacattttttaattatattatatttatgtaataaataataaattttatatatagtcatattaattaataagtcttattatgttatttaatagtataatttaatttaatcaaagtTATTGACAAATTGCTATGGGGTTAGTGTgcaatttagataaaatatatagatatgattgcaaaaatataaaaagtaagtgagtggagaatattctttttggtttaaatttaatgtaaatggttggagtaaaatcaatatttagtataatatttacactaaaataggtttgagtttagtgtaatggttggagatggtctaagtGCCCAGTATAGATCTCACCTTATCTACTCCactaaatagttaaataagcACATgtaactaatatatatttgctTTATCTAATCTACTAAACAAGCACGTATAGTTTATCTTTACCAAAAGATTAATCTAGTAACATGGAAAAACAAGAAGTAAAATAATGTTGTCCTATCAAAAGTGTTTTAACAGAATTCTTGTGGCTTAATAACTTATAGTGGAATTGAACCTACCACCATTATAATATTCAGATTATTCCGTAACAATAAAGTAGCAATAGGCATTTTAGAAAAGTCAATTCAGTATGATCGAACAAAATATGGGGAGATTAATAGAAACTTTACAAAGCCGATCGAATGAAGActgtttatttttctttacataaaTCACTTACTGTATTACAGTTTCATGAATATATGgcacttttttcttattttaagtTGGGTGTGGAGGAATGTAATCATAGCTTGTCTGGCTGCCTCCTCATCCTTTTCTAATTGTCCTCGTCTTTTATATGCTCACAAGTGGACAAAACAAATTGCTTCCTCCAATTCATAgactaaacaaataaatctaCAGATTCTTTATATACTCGTTTAAGGCAAATAAATAGtctattccattaaaaataaaatattttaattttcaaattatcctattaaaaataaaaatattctaaaataaaaataatattatttttatttttttatttttcttttttattcttctcattaactcacaaaacaacgctatataaaatttcatgccaaaaaataattgtcatttataataggacggaagaagtattaTAAGTTTCATGCTACACAAATATATGAACCATTAAATAGTTAactatttgataaattaacctttataattttatttcccatatttcataattataaattatattttgtagacTTTTGTACGTGCGTGTAAAAGGGGGGGCtgtttaatttctatttcattCAGCTCATTCACAGTTGCTCATATTCGAATTATTGCGATTAAGACACTTGTGcataaaaaaacaacatagatatataaaaaaaataaaaactaggAAACCAATCTAATCCAATCTAATTCAATATGCAATAATAGTCAGTAGACCGTATCGCAGTCACATGATGCAATTTACgtttcatattattattctttttcgtGCATCACGCTTGCTATAATGTTATACTAAATCATGACATGCAATATGAGACcaatatatagttttaaaaatttatcttttgtaATTCTCGTGACAATGATCATATGCAAAAGGCAAGACTTTTTAGACCTTAGACTTAGCTGTTACgtaatacttaattttttttcaattaaaaggaaataaattagGGTGGCAGTTAACCATGTGAATACCAATTATACCATATGATTTAATAAGTGTGGAAATTGGACACAACACAATTGATGAggattaaaataagttagGTAAGGattaaataagttaaacaaattaattccaaattGGATAGCACTATTcgtgatttttatatttgttatagtttaattttatttaaatatctaatatGAATAGATGGTAAATGGTCTCCATCGTTGGGTAGTGGAATATTTTAACATCGGTGGTAACGAATTAAAATCCGGATCCACCCAACCAAATTAACGGTTCAACCCGGGCCCACTAAACATAACCTTTTTATTTGGGCCCTACCCACGTGATATCTTCAACGTTTTCAAGAATTTATAGGTTATAATTAAAGTGTAACTAAATATacaactatttaaattttgaaactgGTCTATCTAGATGAGTTGTATGGGCATGGGTCAAGAAAGTATACATGGGCCCTCATCCTCTTCATTGACGCCCAGCCttaatattagtactagtagtactttatttttttctccaaacTCTCTCAATggatatgtaaaaaaaagtaacgTTTCTTAAATAAAGGTGTATTTCCTTTCTGTCGTGATTATTTCTTGGGCGGTATAAAGTTTtatataatcttattttaaaaagtttaaagaaaaagagaaaatgttaTTAGGTgtttaaaaagtgaattttaatttttcagaGACTAATTTTGAAGTTCATTCTTAAGAAATACtgtaaaaaagatgaaaaaaagtaaaggagagaaaatatttaaatatttttactatttttaaaataagtaagGAATTATCTTAATTGAgacgaatgaaaaaatgaaagtgagtCATTGGCTGTAACAAAGGAAATACATAATGATTACTAAATACTAGTATGAgagaattatttttgaagtgATTGATTTGGAAATAATTCTCACAAACTTAATTCTTTAAGGATTTACGAGGAAATTAGACGATTCCAATTCTGatattttagtttctttatGCAATATAATTGTGTATCACGTTCGAGTAGACCTTTTTTGTGTGAGTTATTTCCGTcgtgttattattatttcttaaagtttgcaaattgcaataaaagtgctagaaaagtaaaaaatgagcATCACAAATGGGTATTGTTCAAATAAGAATCCTTATATATTAATCCATGCACGTAAACCCATTCTAAATTTTCTATGTAGAAGATCCAATCATTAATAGGGTTTGGATCCTCCTTTCTGGCTAATTGCGCAGCAGGTATTTTTCATAgcataataatttaatcataaaataaatattaatttgttaataaaatattatgaatgtgagaaataaataacatCTCCTGTTGTACAATCAGCCACAGTAGGAGATCCAAACCCATCATTTATCTCCTTACTTGTGGAGTTGACAATTTTTATGAACACATAcgaaattaatattagtgtTAAAACCTTATAGTGTTCATATCATTATTAATCGACCAGATTACACGATAAATTCGGATTGGATTCATATTGGTTTTGTTCACCCattgaatattattgttattattattattatttgcttatTTTTCATATGGCACATTAATTCTTTGCcttcatattttgttatattattcatataaaatagataaattatttaatattttatatagtataatatataaatttaattatactgtACTtggttgttttttattaaaaggaaaatgactcaaatataataaagatggcggaaaaaagaatacgatttaattcaattatagtactagtaattgaCGGGGTATTTTATTTAACCAATCGCTATATCAATACAACTAATTGTACCCATAAATCAATAGCTCGATACATTTAGATCTAATGTTAGCATATTAGTTGATAGTTCTCACTGTTTTTAACTTTATAAGGAAATTGCGCAAGAACGGACCCTTCATTAGTATAAACTCAAATCTATCTTCAATATTTAAAGTGAAACATTCAGTTCAAGAAAAGTATACGAACTTCTCATTTATTAACCAAGATGGAAAGGTATTAATTCCATAATCCactaaattgttgtttttatattataagatAAGATTCCACTTTTGTACCACCCGTCAGTtgtcaaaattataataagagataaaataaatttacgtAAAGCGTATTTTAGAATACCTCTTAATTTAGAAATGGATTAGattgatttttgtgttttgtttttttagtgaTTTCAAAATCAGTTTAAATCATTGCTCTTAATACTGACCTATGTATTTTCTTAACGCAACAGCAATTAATCAATAACAAACTTGATGTTAACATTTCTCATTCACCTAAAGATTCCAACGTCATATCatcaaattcattttcaacTAATCATTTAAACCATTAAAATTTGCTCTGTAAGTACTGCAATAGTCTATATTATGTGCTGCGAAATTTGATAGTATAAcataacaaattatatatCGAGGAAATAATTATATAGATACTCCAATTTACGTGGTACAAttatttatggagtactattcaTATATATCCAACTTA is drawn from Salvia hispanica cultivar TCC Black 2014 chromosome 6, UniMelb_Shisp_WGS_1.0, whole genome shotgun sequence and contains these coding sequences:
- the LOC125192545 gene encoding probable mediator of RNA polymerase II transcription subunit 26b isoform X2, with the translated sequence MADAAVSLEKWRGYFRSASSDIFSIIEHAILVAASDCPYDFRLKRDRIAEMLFTCKAIKCFGCDKVELAVPNGDGLGNSEDKLKSEIDAGGSKESKVNSSSRDYDAEVMEMNTNHVVNYSDGDAEAEALTDDIEAESHFYGEVLRIKDVVDNFEEESDALLFDCLRKLQLMPFSVEILKATEIGKSVNALRKHRSKEIRNLVKMLIEDWKVMVDSWVNATAAVTEMAIESVKTSAVEEEEEEGLPSPPLDEGAFFATPSSMELSQFFDGMDDDGNPRCSGGFNKNRGSGRKPTIPKIDSRNSRCQNPHDSRAPPNDRKPEPKREEATWMKQGPLKPHRPSSDASGPGRPKPPSIESAPGSFKPSLKPKVEYETIKVQQKSENHPTQRKLMPPHQEANSKDEASVRMKLEAAKRKLQERYQEAENAKKQRTIQVVELQDLPKQSQQRNPHMRPGNHNRQWANGRR
- the LOC125192545 gene encoding probable mediator of RNA polymerase II transcription subunit 26b isoform X1, which codes for MADAAVSLEKWRGYFRSASSDIFSIIEHAILVAASDCPYDFRLKRDRIAEMLFTCKAIKCFGCDKVELAVPNGDGLGNSEDKLKSEIDAGGSKESKVNSSSRDYDAEVMEMNTNHVVNYSDGDAEAEALTDDIEAESHFYGEVLRIKDVVDNFEEESDALLFDCLRKLQLMPFSVEILKATEIGKSVNALRKHRSKEIRNLVKMLIEDWKVMVDSWVNATAAVTEMAIESVKTSAVEEEEEEGLPSPPLDEGAFFATPSSMELSQFFDGMDDDGNPRCSGGFNKNRGSGRKPTIPKIDSRNSRCQNPHDSRAPPNDRKPEPKREEATWMKQGPLKPHRPSSDASGPGRPKPPSIESAPGSFKPSLKPKVEYETIKVQQKSENHPTQRKLMPPHQEKANSKDEASVRMKLEAAKRKLQERYQEAENAKKQRTIQVVELQDLPKQSQQRNPHMRPGNHNRQWANGRR